A region of the Micropterus dolomieu isolate WLL.071019.BEF.003 ecotype Adirondacks linkage group LG10, ASM2129224v1, whole genome shotgun sequence genome:
TTGAGTATTTCATATCTGAAATGGCATTTTCTGTGGCGGTTGTACCTGTTGTCCATTTCTTTACTCGCTAGCTGTTAGACCTGTAGAGTAACGTGTCTTTGTTCAAGTGTATACCTAACAACTGTACAGTGTTTTCTTGCTAAGTAAAGTGTTCAAATGGACCCATTCAGCTGTATAgctaacacaacacaacaacaataacagcaagctTCGGGCAAAAGCTTGAACTCTCAAAACTGAATTTGGACACAGTGTGCTGGTCACTACTGTAACAAACTGAAGTGGTTTCCGACTATTGCTGCTTTCAACAAATGTATGATTTTACTGGATTCAgccttgtatgtgtgtgatacCTTGTGACTTGGTGATATGTTTCCAACCCCAAGTCTTTTGATCATTGCAGTGAGTTGTTTTAGTGCTACTGTTGCAGCGGGGcatcattttggaaaataaaagcAACCCATGCACAGGCCTAGTGAAGTATTTGGCGTAactctaaataaaaatatgtctgCTGTTAATTTTACTTATCTAAACAAAGAAACAGGAGTCTTTTCATTAGCTGGTAACTTGAATGGAAGTCTGTGTGTATGCATTGTGTGGAGAATCGACAACAGACCATACAAAAGAATCTAAGAACATGTGATGTAGTACTTTTAATCTAGAAATCTCACAGCACAATTGTTCTGTAGACGTTTATCTTGGTGTAAAGTTATCCAGACAGCTGTTAATCAGTATGCTTTGCTGCCTCTTGTATTATTGAGTATTGAAGATCAAAATGTCAACTGTCAAGTGGCTTCTGTACAGTGGTGGCATAATGAGAAATCTATGACTTAGAAACCACATTTCAGTCAAGTGCTTTTAGTATTGCTGTTTTCAAACTTTTAAATAAAGTCGCAGCTGGTTGTCATTTTGCCTGCAGTTATTTGATTGATTCTTTGATAGTGGGAAACAGGAGGTCACAGCTCATTTTGCGTAATTCATCCAACAATCCCTGAATCAAGAGGAACAGGCGCTGAGAGATGAACCCAAGCCCAGAGCTGATGGCAACTCAAAGCCATCAATGATGTTTTAGTGCCCCCTTGTGGAACAGCACATTGTCAATAGTGGCAGCCTCTCTGAGGAAAGAgggcattacatttattttaggCTTTGTTAGTATTACTGTGGTTCCTTCTTGTAACCCTTAAAGTGACAGTTTGCAAGAAAATGGCTGCCACAGCATCCCAGAAAGCAACACCTGCTCTGCTCTTATCAACTCTTGGCTCAGGGGGTATGGGAAATTGCAACATCTGTTCTCACAGATTGTGAACAGGATTTTGTTCATTAAGCCTACCAAGTACTCCAAACTAAGAAAAGTCATGAGGCAAGTTTACTCGACCATGTGTGAATGGCTGCATTAAAGGGGTTGAATACAACagctaaataaatgaataaacacagTTTGGGACTAGAGCCAATACTGTTACTCGATTtatcaattagttgattaatcagcGGCTACTTTTATAATGGTTTAATTCATTATTCAAGCAAAAAATACtagttttctttgtcttatgtgatgGGAAACTGAAAATCTTTGGGGTTTTGGATTGTTTGGTTAAACTtaagcaatttgaagacgtcactttAGGCTCTAGGAAATTGTGATCTTCTGATATTTTTATATCGTACGAATAGTTGAGGACAAactcaaaatatataataaatataataaaaatgatcattttcattatccAATAGATTTGGTAAAATTACAGCTTTATTCTGCTGTATAATGGCAGTAGTAGTGAAGTTCTTTATTATAATGGAcataaatgctttattttagcAGGAGAACATGTTGAACGTGTTGAAATACCAGTGGCCCACATATCCTCCTACATTTTTGTACAGTTCAAAATATGTGTGTGACAGGGGTGATTGAGGAAGTGGTATTGATGGAAGAGACATGTCTCaaacttttgtgtgtgtgaaagaggtGGGACAGTTTCTAATAGAAACATACAAGCCAGGCAGGGTTTTGCAGCCGGAGTAAGATCTGAAGTCCAAGTACTTGTCTATTAAGTCATTTTATTTGATCAGTACTTAATCATCATATGCCTAATCACCCCACTTCAGAACTATTTATCTTTGTATAACTTAATTTACTTCCTTCTTAAATCTGAATTTGATCCATAGACAATTAGTTGACTACTACTAATTTTACAGACCTACATATTCTGTCTCTTATAAtttcaaatgatttatttttcaggCACCATTATAATGATCTCTTCTGAACCAGAAAGACTCAAGACCATGGATACACATTTAGTAGATTCGGTACTCATAAATACTGCTGattaataatatcaaataccTAAACATTGGATTAATTCTtctttgtatttgcattttaatcCAAACTGGCCTGGTTTCCAATTAACTTTAATCCATTTCTTATATGAATCAAATTAGAAAGGCTGAGTTTAGATGGTAATTGTTTCCTCATATTAACTAAATCCTCAAATAGTGTAATAgatttgtttgtaaaaaaacaaacggTACGTAAAATTTAGTCttcttataaatacattttaaaattagtttCTGTATGTTAACGTTTTCAGCGAAACTGAAACTTTGCGGTGGTTTGGGGGTTTTCGttagcaaacaaaacaaatttgaaaaaaagcAGTTTCAAGGTTTTCGGGTAATGTAGTATTCGAGCTGTTAAAACAATGGGTGCCATCGGGAATAAAACTACAAGTACCAGCATGAGGCAGTTTTCCTGCGCATGCTCAGAACCGATTAAGGAGAACGGAATAAAAGGTAAGCTAGGCTGAACCGTTGTAGGTAGTAATCGGAACTAGTGCTATAACATCTGCAATCATCTGAGTTAATACAAATTTTATCCTAATTTATTTTATCCAGATTATTTCAAAATATAGTTGATAACTCAAACTCTATGACATTTATCAGCAGAAGTCAACTAGAGGCGAGAATAGTGCGTATTTCTCCGCATCCCGGAATCGCTGCTGCCGTTTGACCTAGCTAACGTGAGATAGCATTGGTAGCACAGACCGGGGCCCAGGTCAACGACTTTCCCAcataacattttagtttttttagacACATTTCAGCGTGATGGCTTGTGGGGCTACTCTGAAGAGGACATTGGACTTTGATCCGCTATTGAGCCAGGCGTCCCCTAAGAGAAGGAGGTGCGCCCCGATCATGTCTCCGGTCTCTTCACCACAGAAATATCTGCGAATGGAGCCCTCGCCGTTCGGGGAAGTTTCGTCCAGGCTGACCGCAGGTAGGCATTTAAATCCACACTttatatttcaatgttatgtcAAGTTTAGTATGGTAAAACATCCCTTATTGTGAATTGGGATACGTTAACATTTAACGCCAGTAGCATTTTGCATTTTCCCAGTCTGTAACAGTTACCGGTGTCCTCCTTGTGGGGGATGAAACAGAAACTCCACACGCAAACTAACAATGAATGTCGTTGTCAATGCTGCCTTTCAAGAAACGCATATTGTTATGGATGTGATCTGAATCTCTGTTGCCGCGTTGTAAATTCGGCATACACTATGTAggctatttttatatttttagtatCTGCTGACAGTTTGGGGAAGTAACGTTAAAGTGTGGGAATAAAATTTCTCTAagctttgtgttgctgctgtgtaaTTAATGGATGGATGTTGTGCTGCTTGCAGTAACTTACTCACTGAATTGGAGGATGATTTTATACTGTCTCTTTAAAATAAAGATCAGTGAGGTGAACTACTCATGCAGACTGTGATGAAGGCTATAAAGTGTtacaaaaaggttgggaaccattGTTTTTAAACGCAGTTTTATTTGGAAACTTGTAATTTTTGTTTGTCCCTTTTGTGCTgcttttgaacattttgcaaaaaaaaacattcagattAAATTTATAgtaatttattttgtgattgCTTTAGCCTGATAACATGTGGAAGCAACAATTCCCAGAGGTGATAGTTTCACATTGGAAGAAAAAGTTACTAGGTTTAATATTGCTGTTATCAATTTTATCAGCTTTCTCACAGTCACCTCTGGAGGAAGAGTGGCAGATACTTGGTCATTATTTCATTCGGatacctttttgttttgtctgtcatTAAAAGGTGTTTCTCCAGAGGTAATGCATCATGAcctgcaaatacacaaattcACACCGAGTAAGACTGTAAAAGTAATTGGTGTCTATTGTtattgatccagatgttttctTAAAATGTACGTTTAAAGATGCAAATGAGGCATTATCTAATGCTAACTTTTGGTGAGTTTCGTTTAGGAGTTTAGAACTACAGatgcaaataaacaaagtgtGGTTAAATAaacaccaaaatatgtttttgttctttttccttGTCTGATAGATGACATGTAATGGAAGCAAAACAACTCAAAATGTCTTGCCTGTAGTGTCTTTCTTTGTGTAAAGTCATGATCTATCTGAGGAATTCAGcaaggctacatgaaattatCAAATTTGGGAATTCTGCAACAGCTGTCTCTGCATACAAATGCGTTACCTCTATGCGAAGATGTCACTTATATAATGgagcaaatgtttttctctctgttccagAGCAAATTTTACACAACATCAAACAGGAGTACAAGAGGCTGCAGAAACGACGACACCTGGACAGTGCTTTCCAGCAGGCAGATGGCTGCTGTCCTCTGGACCTGCAGAACGTTCACAGTGGATCTGCCTTACCAGGTACGTAGCAACCAGTGGCACATGTCTAATGAGGTTATTGACTAGTTTTTACCTATTGACCgaaatctatgcattttcttatttctgaccatttgataaacaacatgtatataacattaaatagaaagGTATAATGTTAGTGTAATATAATTACATGTTGCACTTCATTTGGATAATCTGCCTACAGATACTTTATTAGTAGAGATTTAGCTgtgtcacaaataaaaccattttctgatattagcctacaccactgtggttaaggtttgattagtgctactgtttgtgtattcattataatttcagataatggtacaggctactatagcttaccattagtagcctaacattaattccagttggacaaaaacagcagtttcattttgtgggttgttttcagtcattaaattattgtgcaagaaaaatgctcagTCTCTGAATTGtttatgcaaaaataaaaactgtgcataCAGAATGACgagttaaacatttctaaagtttgcctcaacctttttttaatgttccgcctactccaggctgtgattggttggttaacgaaaagtgactttgacgaGCCACTATACACATGGCTGCATAAAGGCTCTGATTTCCCTGcggagattagcaggcaggcgagaacgggaacaggtgagcgtcacttagtgcccagagaacctgatctggagagggcagaggagagaacTGGTGCCGGTACGCCaaagactaaaatgtaaaagtgataGTACCGGTGAACACCAGCACATTCAAGCATAAACGGCTTTaatattgtgagaaataacaggaagtcattaGCGCGAGTTTAGTAACGGAGCGTTCAGGCGCAGTTTAACCAACGCAGCAGCTGGTTTATTAGCGcctgctgcatgtgtaaaatacagcgGCTGTGGATGAGACGAGAGCTGACTGCTGGAAGACAAGAcgttgtttgataaatggctattaaaacacattcgcAGAGGATTAGAAAggttgggggtttttttttttcccattctgatcattttggcgcTGTGGATTTTCCTTTGCCGCtcgctaaaacctctttgggCGGTGACACaaatttctctatgcaggaaaaaccctgccaTCAACCTGCTGTTTGAACtctgaatttaaaatgtaatgtagaaCAAGGGTCTGCAGCCACAAGCCTTATGAATGTAGTTTATATACCATAATTTAGTGATCAGAAAACATGTTTAGTAGGACTGGTTGGTTAATATCTTGGCTAAGATGACAACATGCATACTATTGGCTGACCACACTGACTACATGCCTGATAAATCGGACTAAATAGTCGTTAGTCACCActttctatatatatttatttattttttatcaaccCCACTATGTGGGAGAAAAGTAAAATGGACTGATGCTCTAATGAGGAGTGTACATCAGGATGAGGAATGATTCACAATACACTCTGAATATACTGCCATACCTGCTCTGTGTTAAAGCTGTGCAATATATATTTTGATGAGACTGACCGACTTTAAGTGCTTTTGCTATGCTTAATGTCATCTGTCTTATAATTATCGTGATATTTACTCTCCTAACAGGTACGTCTTCCGGTGCCTCATCTCCTACCAGGAAAGAGCAGCCTTTATTTTCCCTCAGGCAGGTTGGAATGATTTGTGAGAGACTACTGAAAGAGCGAGAGGACAAAATCCGTGAGGAGTATGACGAGATACTGACGACAAAGCTTGCAGGTAGGATTTTGTCTTAAAATGGTGTGGAGAACAATTTTAGGTGTGTAATCATGCTGATTGTCAATAAGTGTTTGTTCTTCCAACAGAGCAATATGATGCGTTTGTCAAGTTCACGCATGATCAGCTGATGCGACGATTCGGAGAGCAGCCTGCCAGCTGTGagtatatttttattgtcaaaCATTTGTCGCCATTAGTGGTCTCTGCAAAACGTGCTTCTGCCAGATTGTCTGTCTAGTGAcatggggtctcatttataaacggtgcgtacgtacaaaacagggctggaaacgcgcgtacgccacttcccaagcaaaggttgtgatctatataaaaaaaaaacttgatggGAAAATGTGCATCCTGTAAGTTAACTCTGTGCGTatgcacataaagaggagaaatggcgattcacatggcagaaggatgaaacagtttgaaatgaataggcctactattgtgtaaaataaattgaaatattacctctgagtattataggcttaaagcctttctaaataatcagacactcgtttgattgattttccctgaagtgcgcaatttaaaaaaaaaaaaaaaaaactaaatttaagataatttgcggcgcacaaaaagaaccatgattgaggataataaacacagatatctgtttctgcaaaagaacacatgttggacagtttaatcaggaatcattcATTCTTGCATGCAttgaaatttattctcataaataaggtgaacaggaggacagattacatttaaattaatgccgttttcaatgcgtcagtcgagcaaatacgagaCCATAGTATCATATTGCCTATTGTTATCAGATGTTCGTTGccttatcgagccaaacgctatacgccagcgtgtggatgtgatgcgctgcttgtaaaaacacattatagaaAAATAActctattttattgtcatttacaacaagtcagtcatatttcttttaactcatcggcagCATTGTGAacgggggaatccaaattagtacctgggtcatcccgtcttgctTGTGTTTGTCCCCCTTCAGCCAGCTACGTCACTAATCAAGGGGGATGCCTGTTCCTGCAGATTGGTTATGAGGGGGTGGAGCTCCGTATAAGTATATGCTGATTAGAAACCTGCAAACATTTGCAGATTAAATATAGACATTTAGGAAAAGTTGAGTGTTAATACCATTTCTGAATTTGAATCGGACTTCCAAATTTAATCAAGCTGGACACTTgttaagaaaaatgttttacttattGATTCCAGGAAAGCAAAGTTTAGTCCTTCTGTTCTGCTATGTCTGTTGGGTAAAAGCCcatgttacatttttaacagcGGCCTGTAGCTTGCTGCCAAAAGCATTCCTAAGCATCACAAATAGGTAGTGATACAGCGATTATTGTCATAATTCAAGTTAAGCTGCTGAGTCAGCTCAGcattaatgaaaacattaatCTAGGGTTAGCATTACACTTGGTGTTTATGGTCTGTTATAAAGCCAGTATTTGTCATAAATCCTTGTGGTCCAAGTTTTACCTTATTTTTAACTGACTTCAGTTTAGAACAAGATTAATATTTCGTTTTGAGCTATTGTAGtacaacaaagacaaatgtgTGCTGTagtgatttaataaaaatagtGTACCAATTTGAGAAAAGGGGACATTATTTCAGGCTAAAGCTTAATTTATACTGTTGCATCATGTCTACGCTGTAGCCTACGGCGTAACCTACACacatagccatgcatttattctTGGTGCCTTGGTGTCACTGTCGTTATTCAATAACACCGCCAAAATGCTAGTTGGCAGTAGCGGTATAGCGTCCACTGtcttgacttttgccggccgagaaagctaacttgaatgggtgtaaaatgataaatgtgcAGCTCTTTTAGacttcaaatgttatcgacccagtggatcacattctgatcgtgaaacaagtcatttcgcTGAAATATATTGATCGACTGTGTTGCAACCGCTGGCTTGGCTGCTAGTAAAATTTACTTGAAAACACTGAGCGCTACCTGTCGACTTGGAGGAAATGTGAGGCTATCCACCAGACCGATCAGAGTACTTGCAGTCCGTGTCACGTAGTTgcatttttggggaggtgcacgtcaggcaaTATGTTGAGGCTCAACAGTGCGTTATGCGGTATTATCGCATCTTTCATCAAttaagtaatttggtgccatatagcagaGTAAGGGTGCCTGTATCTGTCTCCTCACTGCACAACGAGCCGCTAACAGCGACTTTATGGTCTATTTCTAGCTGCGgcgtgctagtcaacaacattgccaagcaaactcctttttgtagtttgaccgtgtctGTTTCACACGTAGCTATattatattgtagttatttcggcatcggTTTGACCTGTCTttttgctatttaatcacagcaaaatgtttactttgggtttaTAAAGCTGTAGTAATGGTCCTGTCTCTCAGGATCACAacattagtccaacatcgccgaccgcaatatgctaacgccaagttagctaaccttttaaaataaacacttaaacaaaacaaaacacggCAGCACTTACAGCTTCAGAGTTTGAAGGTCACATACAGCCCATGGCGATCCATCCTTGAACCGTTAAATAGCTTgttacggttgtggaacttttgaagcactcatttattaatttaacatgccctgaagtgtacagtatgaacattgcggttgttgcGGTGATTGCCATCCTTCGGGGTAGGCTTGACCATTAGCTcagtatttcaattttgcggttatTGAGACAGGCCTAATTGAAGGATCTGTCttccatctctttcttttttaatagtcatttaTTAGCTGTTATCACTGATACTGACTTATCTACAAGTAGCTCACATCGGCACACTAATTTATCGGGCTCTAACTCGGTTTACCATCACAGGTACAGGAATAGTTAACGGTGGACgcaaaatgttacaaaatgtcAAAGAAATCAGGTGATCCAATTTCACTTCTTGCTGCAGTTTATTCCATCTTAGTCAAGCAAAAGATCTagttgccttttttttttttttttttttttttttttttttaccaagctCTTTTTCAAATTCCGGAGCATCCACAACGACACACTTCCAAGATCTAGTAAAGTTGGTGTGTTTGCCTTTTTATTAAAGAAGAGATGATAGATATATACTCCTTGCTTGTCTTCCACAGATGTTTCCTGAGTATCAGCTTCTGATATCGAGGAAAACAATTTGCTGCAAGCTACTCCAGGGACTCGGTGGGTCTAGTTGGACTTTTCTCCTAGCTGTGCCATATTGCCTCTCTGTGGACTCACTTCCTCAGGCATCAGTTAGTGGCATCCACGTTTGCTGTCTGCCAGAGTTAGGA
Encoded here:
- the akirin2 gene encoding akirin-2, giving the protein MACGATLKRTLDFDPLLSQASPKRRRCAPIMSPVSSPQKYLRMEPSPFGEVSSRLTAEQILHNIKQEYKRLQKRRHLDSAFQQADGCCPLDLQNVHSGSALPGTSSGASSPTRKEQPLFSLRQVGMICERLLKEREDKIREEYDEILTTKLAEQYDAFVKFTHDQLMRRFGEQPASYVS